A single Epinephelus lanceolatus isolate andai-2023 chromosome 22, ASM4190304v1, whole genome shotgun sequence DNA region contains:
- the arhgef11 gene encoding rho guanine nucleotide exchange factor 11 isoform X2, giving the protein MSLRQPTSTLDRAANKKNAHPFRLSSLTIGDSERKSSATQQREPTVDFPAESTGTGLVQRCVVVQKDQLGFGFTVCGERVKLVQNVRPGGAAVKAGVQEGDRIIKVNGSLVSSMSHQEVVKLIKSGTYVALTLQGPPPSAASLPLEPLPTDLTPNQRTSLGGEAPPPPPPPLPSGLSSTPSQRITGPKPLQDPEVQKHATQILRKMLEQEEAELQELMEEQLRNPSSSLGERIESAKRRAHQVRVKIQQDLEGTRSECATSYVIAGEGRLSMDSSEGDNEAFESPHSSPSSSFRTPHHRRQNSDTHTLSDSGGKAQIIGPEEEDEEDDGYAFNEMDGPFQDIELLKTRPAHMAVFMRYVFTQLLDPNPLLFYLSVEAYLGSSPKDARALAPQICSHYLDPDAPLKIKVREEYLTDIESRLHAQEDIRGPLSELQQQVLPDIQYQIQDYRNKQMMGLGSLFGEGDLQQLDGDPVKERQVVDRQVTALWEILSKHEEDRSSPLASAVHLYLRHSGIKLRDSKVFPGLSTEKEKWLAFLKTKKLSGTKKEKDGEDKKRNPILKYIGKPRTTSQSTFHVPLSPTEVRPGSVRNIIQQFENHTETGEEGGDAADPQRLSTSSLGEDSMDSPTISVRLARSESLKAQGEGRRRGVVSGTDSVPRSRSDVDMEDCGEEREGPGLRPLQHSTSSSASSSSARSLENPTPPYTPRSRRRSVDSPLALLPDAAALEEEVCDGQNWQDTVSPQLLATLSPREVDRQAVIYELFTTEVSHLRTLRVLDQVFFQKMRSVLNSDELACIFPNLPQVYELHASLCEAMKKRRETPIVQDIGDVMLARFEGAAGDEFQEHASQLCSQQSQAVELIKNKKRKDPRFAHIIQECEASPHCRRLQLKDLLVSEMQRLTKYPLLLDNIIKHTEAGSSDLPSLQRAQACCRGILQVVNEVVGETEQRQRLSQYQRRLDAAPVFKSLDLTTKRMIHEGPLTWKVSKDKQIEIQALLLSDCLVLLQRGPDDRLQLKYPSRWLGGGSGDSKTSFSPLVKLDSLLVRSVATDNRALYIISTTERQIYELVAGTSSEKNTWKDSLEKTISSAGGSSPLINHGSMPLSSPSLRSASPVSTGSNVYADNSMTEQSDSMEPHSSNDDIELSANTPTDQSGAFLCGERKPVGVAEAALRDVETLRQLILQDLEEDGWSHDSDDTPTNETANVRSSFTERQRPESLETVLNFSTNEWEAEPEEVPPPEAEQPSIQVVRKAVVAGPSSSSSVPDDITADVTLPSDQSSKPRGEATTQGNTFYLVMPTEQGETTTDDLNDPPTPTASHFPQPLEEVISPQTQPEEETPACGPESSQSEAMQPEQEEEMGQSQAGHQSHVIKNVDEIFLTIEGLTSKLRQLKEIEKSHHKLLKTLREPFVNQESEDQRCHSATVSRTPSLDRGSGDGKEGSPAEPKIQSTGF; this is encoded by the exons GGCAGCCAATAAGAAAAACGCCCACCCGTTCAG GCTCAGCAGTCTGACCATCGGGGACTCGGAGCGCAAATCCTCTGCTACCCAGCAGAGGGAGCCAACAGTCGACTTCCCTGCTGAGAGTACGG GCACTGGTCTTGTCCAGAGATGTGTGGTCGTGCAGAAGGACCAGCTCGGCTTCGGCTTCACAGTATGTGGAGAGAGAGTCAAGCTAGTGCAGAATGTCCGACCAG GTGGTGCAGCAGTCAAGGCCGGGGTCCAAGAAGGGGACCGAATCATAAAG GTGAACGGCTCGCTGGTATCCTCCATGTCCCATCAGGAGGTGGTAAAGCTTATCAAAT CTGGAACATATGTAGCTCTGACACTACAAGGGCCACCTCCTTCTGCCGCCTCCCTGCCCCTAGAGCCCCTCCCCACTGACCTCACACCCAATCAAAGAACGTCGCTGGGTGGGGAGgccccaccccctccacctccacccctgccCTCTGGACTGAGCAGCACCCCATCCCAAAGAATCACTGGACCCAAACCACTGCAG gACCCAGAAGTACAGAAACATGCCACTCAGATACTCAGGAAAATGCTGGAGCAGGAAGAGGCGGAACTGCag gagctgatggaggagcaGTTGAGGAACCCGTCGTCGTCACTGGGGGAACGGATAGAAAGTGCCAAGAGGAGAGCTCACCAAGTCAGGGTCAAGATTCAGCAAGATCTG GAGGGAACACGATCAGAATGTGCCACGAGCTACGTCATAGCAGGAGAAG GTCGACTATCAATGGATTCAAGCGAAGGAGACAATGAG gCCTTTGAGAGTCCCCACTCCTCCCCCTCATCCTCCTTCAGGACACCACACCACCGACGGCAGAACTCCGACACACACACCCTGTCTGATTCG GGCGGAAAGGCCCAGATCATCGGCCCcgaggaagaagatgaagaagatgatgGCTATGCATTTAATGAG ATGGACGGTCCATTTCAGGACATTGAGTTGTTGAAGACCCGACCGGCACACATGGCGGTTTTCATGAGATATGTCTTCACCCAGCTTCTGGACCCCAACCCTCTG CTGTTTTACCTGTCAGTGGAGGCCTACCTGGGCTCCAGCCCTAAAGATGCCCGTGCACTTGCACCTCAGATCTGCTCCCATTACCTGGACCCAGATGCT CCCCTGAAAATCAAAGTACGAGAGGAGTATCTCACAGATATAG AAAGTCGACTTCACGCCCAGGAGGACATCAGAGGACCTCTgtctgagctgcagcagcaagTGTTGCCAGACATCCAATACCAGATACAGGACTACAG GAACAAGCAGATGATGGGCCTGGGCTCTCTGTTTGGAGAAGGAGACCTACAGCAGCTGGATGGAGACCCGGTGAAAGAGAGACAGGTGGTGGACAGACAGGTCACCGCCCTCTGGGAAATACT ATCGAAGCACGAAGAGGACAGAAG TTCTCCTCTGGCGTCAGCCGTGCATCTATACCTGCGTCATTCTGGAATCAAGCTAAGGGACTCCAAGGTCTTCCCTGGTCTGAGCACAGAGAAGGAGAAGTGGCTGGCTTTCCTAAAGACGAAAAAG CTGAGTGGTACCaagaaagagaaagatggagaggatAAAAAGAGAAATCCCATCCTGAAGTACATCGGCAAACCCCGGACCACATCCCAGTCca CATTCCATGTCCCGTTGTCCCCCACCGAAG TCCGCCCTGGCAGTGTGAGGAACATCATTCAGCAGTTTGAGAATCACAcagagacaggagaggagggaggggacgCTGCCGACCCCCAGAGGCTCTCCACCAGCAGCCTGGGAGAAGACAGCATGGACAG CCCCACGATCTCCGTGCGTCTGGCACGCAGCGAGTCGTTGAAGGCTCAGGGAGAAGGCCGCCGGCGGGGCGTCGTCTCAGGGACGGATTCTGTCCCTCGCTCTCGTAGCGATGTGGACATGGAGGACTgtggggaggagagggaagggCCAGGCCTCAGGCCGCTGCAGCACAGCACGTCATCATCTGCATCCAGCAGCTCTGCACG gtCTCTAGAGAACCCTACACCCCCATACACCCCTCGGTCTAGACGCAG GAGTGTGGACTCACCGCTGGCCCTGCTGCCCGATGCTGCGgcgctggaggaggaggtgtgcgATGGTCAGAACTGGCAGGACACCGTTTCCCCGCAGCTCCTTGCCACACTCAGTCCGAGGGAGGTGGACAGACAGGCTGTCATATATG AGCTATTCACCACTGAGGTGTCCCACCTGCGGACCTTGAGGGTCCTGGACCAGGTATTTTTCCAGAAGATGAGGTCTGTGCTGAACTCCGATGAGCTGGCCTGCATCTTCCCCAACCTGCCCCAAGTCTATGAACTCCAcg CAAGTCTGTGCGAAGCGATGAAGAAGCGAAGAGAAACTCCCATCGTTCAGGACATCGGGGACGTTATGCTGGCCAGG ttcGAAGGTGCAGCCGGAGACGAGTTTCAGGAACACGCGTCGCAGCTGTGCAGCCAGCAGTCTCAGGCCGTGGAGCTGATTAAGAACAAAAAGCGTAAAGACCCTCGCTTCGCTCACATTATCCag GAGTGCGAAGCGAGTCCTCACTGTCGGAGGCTGCAGCTCAAAGACCTGCTGGTGTCAGAGATGCAGAGACTTACTAAGTACCCCCTGCTGCTGGACAacatcattaaacacacagagg CTGGTTCGTCAGACCTCCCCTCACTTCAGCGCGCCCAGGCTTGTTGCCGAGGGATACTGCAGGTCGTTAACGAGGTTGTCGGTGAAACGGAACAACGGCAACGCCTCAGCCAATACCAACGCAGGCTGGACGCTGCCCCTGTATTCAAG AGTCTGGACCTCACCACCAAGAGAATGATTCATGAAGGTCCTCTGACGTGGAAAGTCAGCAAAGACAAGCAGATCG AGATTCAAgcgctgctgctgtcagactgcCTGGTCCTTCTACAGAGGGGCCCAGACGACCGGCTACAGCTAAAGTATCCATCCCGCTGGCTGGGTGGAGGCAGCGGAGACAGCAAGACCTCCTTCAGCCCTCTTGTCAAGCTGGACTCTCTGCTGGTCCGCTCGGTGGCTACAG ACAACAGAGCCCTCTACATCATCAGcaccacagagaggcagatcTATGAGCTGGTGGCTGGGACGTCATCAGAGAAAAACAC ctggAAAGATTCACTTGAAAAGACCATCTCATCAGCTGGCGGTTCGTCACCCCTGATCAATCACGGATCCATGCCTTTATC TTCCCCCAGTCTGCGCAGTGCATCCCCAGTGTCAACTGGCAGCAATGTCTATGCAG ACAACTCCATGACGGAGCAGTCAGATTCCATGGAGCCTCATTCCTCCAACGACGACATAGAGCTCTCAGCAAACACACCTACGGACCAATCAGGAGCTTTCCTCTGTGGGGAGAGAAAACCAGTTGGTGTGGCAGAGGCCGCTTTACGAGACG TTGAAACACTAAGGCAGCTCATATTACAAGATTTGGAAGAGGACGGTTGGAGCCATGACTCAGACGACACGCCCACCAACGAGACGGCAAACGTAAGGAGCTCGTTCACTGAGAGACAGCGGCCAGAGTCTCTGGAGACCGTCCTCAACTTCAGCACCAACGAATGGGAGGCAGAGCCTGAAGAGGTCCCGCCCCCAGAAGCAGAGCAACCCAGCATTCAGGTCGTACGGAAAG CTGTGGTTGCGggtccttcttcttcttcctctgtcccTGACGACATCACTGCTGATGTCACCCTCCCCTCCGACCAGTCGTCCAAGCCGAGAGGCGAGGCCACTACGCAGG GGAACACTTTCTACTTGGTAATGCCTACAGAGCAGGGAGAGACCACCACTGATGACCTCAATGACCCTCCTACCCCCACCGCCAGCCACTTCCCGCAGCCTCTGGAGGAAGTGATATCACCACAGACGCAGCCAGAGGAGGAAACGCCCGCCTGTGGTCCAGAGTCCAGTCAATCAGAGGCTATGCAACCggaacaggaagaggaaatgGGCCAATCACAGGCTGGGCACCAGAGCCACGTGATCAAAAATGTAGATGAGATTTTCCTCACGATTGAAGGGTTAACGAGCAAGTTGCGGCAGCTGAAG GAAATAGAAAAGTCCCATCACAAGCTTTTGAAAACCCTCAGAGAGCCTTTTGTCAATCAGGAGTCAGAGGACCAACGGTGTCACTCGGCAACCGTCTCTAGAACACCGTCTTTGGATCGTGGCTCAGGAGACG GCAAAGAGGGAAGTCCAGCAGAACCCAAGATTCAGTCGACTGGATTCTGA
- the arhgef11 gene encoding rho guanine nucleotide exchange factor 11 isoform X5, with protein sequence MSLRQPTSTLDRLSSLTIGDSERKSSATQQREPTVDFPAESTGTGLVQRCVVVQKDQLGFGFTVCGERVKLVQNVRPGGAAVKAGVQEGDRIIKVNGSLVSSMSHQEVVKLIKSGTYVALTLQGPPPSAASLPLEPLPTDLTPNQRTSLGGEAPPPPPPPLPSGLSSTPSQRITGPKPLQDPEVQKHATQILRKMLEQEEAELQELMEEQLRNPSSSLGERIESAKRRAHQVRVKIQQDLEGTRSECATSYVIAGEGRLSMDSSEGDNEAFESPHSSPSSSFRTPHHRRQNSDTHTLSDSGGKAQIIGPEEEDEEDDGYAFNEMDGPFQDIELLKTRPAHMAVFMRYVFTQLLDPNPLLFYLSVEAYLGSSPKDARALAPQICSHYLDPDAPLKIKVREEYLTDIESRLHAQEDIRGPLSELQQQVLPDIQYQIQDYRNKQMMGLGSLFGEGDLQQLDGDPVKERQVVDRQVTALWEILSKHEEDRSSPLASAVHLYLRHSGIKLRDSKVFPGLSTEKEKWLAFLKTKKLSGTKKEKDGEDKKRNPILKYIGKPRTTSQSTFHVPLSPTEVRPGSVRNIIQQFENHTETGEEGGDAADPQRLSTSSLGEDSMDSPTISVRLARSESLKAQGEGRRRGVVSGTDSVPRSRSDVDMEDCGEEREGPGLRPLQHSTSSSASSSSARSLENPTPPYTPRSRRRSVDSPLALLPDAAALEEEVCDGQNWQDTVSPQLLATLSPREVDRQAVIYELFTTEVSHLRTLRVLDQVFFQKMRSVLNSDELACIFPNLPQVYELHASLCEAMKKRRETPIVQDIGDVMLARFEGAAGDEFQEHASQLCSQQSQAVELIKNKKRKDPRFAHIIQECEASPHCRRLQLKDLLVSEMQRLTKYPLLLDNIIKHTEAGSSDLPSLQRAQACCRGILQVVNEVVGETEQRQRLSQYQRRLDAAPVFKSLDLTTKRMIHEGPLTWKVSKDKQIEIQALLLSDCLVLLQRGPDDRLQLKYPSRWLGGGSGDSKTSFSPLVKLDSLLVRSVATDNRALYIISTTERQIYELVAGTSSEKNTWKDSLEKTISSAGGSSPLINHGSMPLSSSPSLRSASPVSTGSNVYADNSMTEQSDSMEPHSSNDDIELSANTPTDQSGAFLCGERKPVGVAEAALRDVETLRQLILQDLEEDGWSHDSDDTPTNETANVRSSFTERQRPESLETVLNFSTNEWEAEPEEVPPPEAEQPSIQVVRKAVVAGPSSSSSVPDDITADVTLPSDQSSKPRGEATTQGNTFYLVMPTEQGETTTDDLNDPPTPTASHFPQPLEEVISPQTQPEEETPACGPESSQSEAMQPEQEEEMGQSQAGHQSHVIKNVDEIFLTIEGLTSKLRQLKEIEKSHHKLLKTLREPFVNQESEDQRCHSATVSRTPSLDRGSGDGKEGSPAEPKIQSTGF encoded by the exons GCTCAGCAGTCTGACCATCGGGGACTCGGAGCGCAAATCCTCTGCTACCCAGCAGAGGGAGCCAACAGTCGACTTCCCTGCTGAGAGTACGG GCACTGGTCTTGTCCAGAGATGTGTGGTCGTGCAGAAGGACCAGCTCGGCTTCGGCTTCACAGTATGTGGAGAGAGAGTCAAGCTAGTGCAGAATGTCCGACCAG GTGGTGCAGCAGTCAAGGCCGGGGTCCAAGAAGGGGACCGAATCATAAAG GTGAACGGCTCGCTGGTATCCTCCATGTCCCATCAGGAGGTGGTAAAGCTTATCAAAT CTGGAACATATGTAGCTCTGACACTACAAGGGCCACCTCCTTCTGCCGCCTCCCTGCCCCTAGAGCCCCTCCCCACTGACCTCACACCCAATCAAAGAACGTCGCTGGGTGGGGAGgccccaccccctccacctccacccctgccCTCTGGACTGAGCAGCACCCCATCCCAAAGAATCACTGGACCCAAACCACTGCAG gACCCAGAAGTACAGAAACATGCCACTCAGATACTCAGGAAAATGCTGGAGCAGGAAGAGGCGGAACTGCag gagctgatggaggagcaGTTGAGGAACCCGTCGTCGTCACTGGGGGAACGGATAGAAAGTGCCAAGAGGAGAGCTCACCAAGTCAGGGTCAAGATTCAGCAAGATCTG GAGGGAACACGATCAGAATGTGCCACGAGCTACGTCATAGCAGGAGAAG GTCGACTATCAATGGATTCAAGCGAAGGAGACAATGAG gCCTTTGAGAGTCCCCACTCCTCCCCCTCATCCTCCTTCAGGACACCACACCACCGACGGCAGAACTCCGACACACACACCCTGTCTGATTCG GGCGGAAAGGCCCAGATCATCGGCCCcgaggaagaagatgaagaagatgatgGCTATGCATTTAATGAG ATGGACGGTCCATTTCAGGACATTGAGTTGTTGAAGACCCGACCGGCACACATGGCGGTTTTCATGAGATATGTCTTCACCCAGCTTCTGGACCCCAACCCTCTG CTGTTTTACCTGTCAGTGGAGGCCTACCTGGGCTCCAGCCCTAAAGATGCCCGTGCACTTGCACCTCAGATCTGCTCCCATTACCTGGACCCAGATGCT CCCCTGAAAATCAAAGTACGAGAGGAGTATCTCACAGATATAG AAAGTCGACTTCACGCCCAGGAGGACATCAGAGGACCTCTgtctgagctgcagcagcaagTGTTGCCAGACATCCAATACCAGATACAGGACTACAG GAACAAGCAGATGATGGGCCTGGGCTCTCTGTTTGGAGAAGGAGACCTACAGCAGCTGGATGGAGACCCGGTGAAAGAGAGACAGGTGGTGGACAGACAGGTCACCGCCCTCTGGGAAATACT ATCGAAGCACGAAGAGGACAGAAG TTCTCCTCTGGCGTCAGCCGTGCATCTATACCTGCGTCATTCTGGAATCAAGCTAAGGGACTCCAAGGTCTTCCCTGGTCTGAGCACAGAGAAGGAGAAGTGGCTGGCTTTCCTAAAGACGAAAAAG CTGAGTGGTACCaagaaagagaaagatggagaggatAAAAAGAGAAATCCCATCCTGAAGTACATCGGCAAACCCCGGACCACATCCCAGTCca CATTCCATGTCCCGTTGTCCCCCACCGAAG TCCGCCCTGGCAGTGTGAGGAACATCATTCAGCAGTTTGAGAATCACAcagagacaggagaggagggaggggacgCTGCCGACCCCCAGAGGCTCTCCACCAGCAGCCTGGGAGAAGACAGCATGGACAG CCCCACGATCTCCGTGCGTCTGGCACGCAGCGAGTCGTTGAAGGCTCAGGGAGAAGGCCGCCGGCGGGGCGTCGTCTCAGGGACGGATTCTGTCCCTCGCTCTCGTAGCGATGTGGACATGGAGGACTgtggggaggagagggaagggCCAGGCCTCAGGCCGCTGCAGCACAGCACGTCATCATCTGCATCCAGCAGCTCTGCACG gtCTCTAGAGAACCCTACACCCCCATACACCCCTCGGTCTAGACGCAG GAGTGTGGACTCACCGCTGGCCCTGCTGCCCGATGCTGCGgcgctggaggaggaggtgtgcgATGGTCAGAACTGGCAGGACACCGTTTCCCCGCAGCTCCTTGCCACACTCAGTCCGAGGGAGGTGGACAGACAGGCTGTCATATATG AGCTATTCACCACTGAGGTGTCCCACCTGCGGACCTTGAGGGTCCTGGACCAGGTATTTTTCCAGAAGATGAGGTCTGTGCTGAACTCCGATGAGCTGGCCTGCATCTTCCCCAACCTGCCCCAAGTCTATGAACTCCAcg CAAGTCTGTGCGAAGCGATGAAGAAGCGAAGAGAAACTCCCATCGTTCAGGACATCGGGGACGTTATGCTGGCCAGG ttcGAAGGTGCAGCCGGAGACGAGTTTCAGGAACACGCGTCGCAGCTGTGCAGCCAGCAGTCTCAGGCCGTGGAGCTGATTAAGAACAAAAAGCGTAAAGACCCTCGCTTCGCTCACATTATCCag GAGTGCGAAGCGAGTCCTCACTGTCGGAGGCTGCAGCTCAAAGACCTGCTGGTGTCAGAGATGCAGAGACTTACTAAGTACCCCCTGCTGCTGGACAacatcattaaacacacagagg CTGGTTCGTCAGACCTCCCCTCACTTCAGCGCGCCCAGGCTTGTTGCCGAGGGATACTGCAGGTCGTTAACGAGGTTGTCGGTGAAACGGAACAACGGCAACGCCTCAGCCAATACCAACGCAGGCTGGACGCTGCCCCTGTATTCAAG AGTCTGGACCTCACCACCAAGAGAATGATTCATGAAGGTCCTCTGACGTGGAAAGTCAGCAAAGACAAGCAGATCG AGATTCAAgcgctgctgctgtcagactgcCTGGTCCTTCTACAGAGGGGCCCAGACGACCGGCTACAGCTAAAGTATCCATCCCGCTGGCTGGGTGGAGGCAGCGGAGACAGCAAGACCTCCTTCAGCCCTCTTGTCAAGCTGGACTCTCTGCTGGTCCGCTCGGTGGCTACAG ACAACAGAGCCCTCTACATCATCAGcaccacagagaggcagatcTATGAGCTGGTGGCTGGGACGTCATCAGAGAAAAACAC ctggAAAGATTCACTTGAAAAGACCATCTCATCAGCTGGCGGTTCGTCACCCCTGATCAATCACGGATCCATGCCTTTATC TAGTTCCCCCAGTCTGCGCAGTGCATCCCCAGTGTCAACTGGCAGCAATGTCTATGCAG ACAACTCCATGACGGAGCAGTCAGATTCCATGGAGCCTCATTCCTCCAACGACGACATAGAGCTCTCAGCAAACACACCTACGGACCAATCAGGAGCTTTCCTCTGTGGGGAGAGAAAACCAGTTGGTGTGGCAGAGGCCGCTTTACGAGACG TTGAAACACTAAGGCAGCTCATATTACAAGATTTGGAAGAGGACGGTTGGAGCCATGACTCAGACGACACGCCCACCAACGAGACGGCAAACGTAAGGAGCTCGTTCACTGAGAGACAGCGGCCAGAGTCTCTGGAGACCGTCCTCAACTTCAGCACCAACGAATGGGAGGCAGAGCCTGAAGAGGTCCCGCCCCCAGAAGCAGAGCAACCCAGCATTCAGGTCGTACGGAAAG CTGTGGTTGCGggtccttcttcttcttcctctgtcccTGACGACATCACTGCTGATGTCACCCTCCCCTCCGACCAGTCGTCCAAGCCGAGAGGCGAGGCCACTACGCAGG GGAACACTTTCTACTTGGTAATGCCTACAGAGCAGGGAGAGACCACCACTGATGACCTCAATGACCCTCCTACCCCCACCGCCAGCCACTTCCCGCAGCCTCTGGAGGAAGTGATATCACCACAGACGCAGCCAGAGGAGGAAACGCCCGCCTGTGGTCCAGAGTCCAGTCAATCAGAGGCTATGCAACCggaacaggaagaggaaatgGGCCAATCACAGGCTGGGCACCAGAGCCACGTGATCAAAAATGTAGATGAGATTTTCCTCACGATTGAAGGGTTAACGAGCAAGTTGCGGCAGCTGAAG GAAATAGAAAAGTCCCATCACAAGCTTTTGAAAACCCTCAGAGAGCCTTTTGTCAATCAGGAGTCAGAGGACCAACGGTGTCACTCGGCAACCGTCTCTAGAACACCGTCTTTGGATCGTGGCTCAGGAGACG GCAAAGAGGGAAGTCCAGCAGAACCCAAGATTCAGTCGACTGGATTCTGA